A DNA window from Gorilla gorilla gorilla isolate KB3781 chromosome 6, NHGRI_mGorGor1-v2.1_pri, whole genome shotgun sequence contains the following coding sequences:
- the AP5Z1 gene encoding AP-5 complex subunit zeta-1 isoform X3, translated as MAKVVVLSPGTLQEDQATLLSKRLVDWLRYASLQQGLPHSGSFFSTPRARQPGPITEVDGAVATDFFTVLSTGHRFTEDQWLNVQAFSMLRAWLLHSGPEGPGTLDTDDRSEQEGSTLSVISATSSAGRLLPPRERLREVAFEYCQRLIEQSNRRALRKGDSDLQKACLVEAVLVLDVLCRQDPSFLYRSLSCLKALHGRVRVDPASVRVLLPLAHFFLSHGEAAAVDSEAVYQHLFTRIPAEQFHSPMLAFEFIQFCRDNLHLFSGHLSTLRLSFPNLFKFLAWNSPPLTSEFVALLPALVDAGTAQEMLHALLDLPCLTAVLDLQLRSAPAASERPLWDTSLRAPSCLEAFRDPQFQALFQYLLRPKASGATERLAPLHQLLQPMAGCARVAQCAQAVPTLLQAFFSAVTQVADGSLINQLALLLLGRSDSLYPAPGYTARVHSVLSSQFLALCTLKPSLVVELARDLLEFLGSVNGLCSRASLVTSVVWAIGEYLSVTYDRRCTVEQINKFFEALEALLFEVTQCRPSADLPRCPPQVVTVLMTTLTKLASRSQDLIPRASLLLSKMRTLAQSPATSSTHSKEGAEAIRTRATELLTLLKMPSVAQFVLTPSTEVCSPRYHRDANTALPLALRTVSRLVEREAGLLPG; from the exons GTCGACTGGCTGCGCTACGCCAGCCTCCAGCAAGGGCTCCCGCACTCCGGCAGCTTCTTCTCCACGCCCAGGGCCCGGCAG CCGGGCCCCATCACCGAGGTGGACGGGGCAGTAGCCACAGACTTCTTCACGGTGCTCTCCACCGGCCACCGCTTCACAGAAGACCAGTGGCTGAACGTGCAGGCCTTCTCCATGCTGCGGGCGTGGCTGCTGCACAGCGGCCCCGAGGGCCCAGGCACCCTGGACACAG ATGACAGGTCAGAGCAGGAGGGCTCCACGCTGTCGGTGATCTCCGCCACCTCCTCTGCCGGCCGCCTGCTGCCGCCCCGGGAGCGGCTTCGGGAGGTGGCCTTCGAGTACTGCCAGCGCCTCATTGAGCAAAGTAACCGAC GAGCGCTGAGGAAGGGGGACTCCGACCTGCAGAAAGCT TGCCTGGTGGAGGCCGTGCTGGTGCTGGACGTGCTGTGCCGGCAGGACCCGTCCTTCCTGTACCGAAGTCTCTCCTGCCTGAAGGCCCTGCACGGGCGGGTGCGTGTGGACCCGGCCTCTGTGCGGGTGCTGCTGCCCCTCGCCCACTTCTTCCTGAGCCACG GGGAGGCGGCTGCAGTGGACTCGGAAGCCGTCTACCAGCACCTGTTCACCAGGATCCCGGCGGAGCAGTTCCACAGCCCCATGCTGGCCTTTGAATTCATCCAGTTCTGCAGGGACAACCTCCACCTGTTCAGCGGGCACCTCAGCACCCTCAGATTGAGCTTCCCCAATCTCTTTAAG TTCCTGGCCTGGAACAGCCCACCCCTCACCTCCGAGTTTGTGGCGCTCCTCCCGGCCCTGGTGGATGCTGGCACAGCCCAGGAGATGCTGCACGCGCTGCTGGACCTGCCCTGCTTGACGGCGGTGCTGGACCTGCAGCTCAG GTCAGCACCGGCTGCATCCGAGAGGCCACTCTGGGACACCTCTCTCAGGGCCCCCAGCTGCCTGGAGGCCTTCCGGGACCCGCAGTTCCAGGCTCTTTTCCAATACCTGCTGCGCCCCAAGGCCAGTGGCGCCACTGAGAG GTTGGCGCCACTCCACCAGCTGCTGCAGCCCATGGCCGGCTGTGCCCGCGTGGCCCAGTGTGCCCAGGCCGTGCCCACGCTGCTGCAGGCATTCTTCTCAGCAGTGACCCAG GTGGCTGATGGGTCCCTGATCAACCAGCTGGCGCTGCTGCTCCTGGGCAGGAGCGACTCGCTCTACCCGGCCCCAGGGTACACTGCCCGTGTGCACAG TGTGCTGAGTTCTCAGTTCCTGGCCCTGTGTACGCTGAAACCCTCCCTGGTGGTGGAGCTGGCAAGAGACCTGCTGGAGTTCCTGGGCAGCGTGAATGGTCTCTGCAGCAGGGCGAGCCTCGTCACCAGCGTG GTGTGGGCCATCGGCGAGTACCTGTCGGTGACCTACGATCGGAGGTGCACCGTGGAGCAGATCAACAAGTTCTTCGAAGCCCTGGAGGCCCTGCTATTCGAGGTCACCCAGTGCCGCCCCTCTGCTGACCTGCCCAGGTGTCCCCCCCAGGTGGTCACCGTGCTGATGACCACGCTGACGAAGCTGGCCTCCCGGAGCCAAGATCTCATCCCCAG GGCCTCTTTATTGCTGTCAAAGATGAGGACCCTGGCTCAGAGTCCAGCCACCAGCTCCACGCACAGCAAGGAGGGCGCGGAAGCCATCCGTACCCGGGCCACAGAGCTGCTGACCCTGCTGAAGATGCCCAGCGTGGCCCAGTTTGTGCTCACACCCAGCACGGAGGTGTGCAGCCCCCGCTATCACCGCGATGCCAACACGGCCCTGCCCCTGGCCCTGCGCACGGTCAGCCGGCTGGTGGAGAGGGAGGCCGGCCTCCTGCCAGGGTGA